The following are encoded together in the Lagopus muta isolate bLagMut1 chromosome Z, bLagMut1 primary, whole genome shotgun sequence genome:
- the WDR41 gene encoding WD repeat-containing protein 41 isoform X2 — protein sequence MLRWLIGGGREPQGLAEKSSVQTIGEEQVQNPYTELLVLKGHQDIVRFLVQIDDYRFASAGDDGIIFLWNAQTGEKLFELHGHTHKITAIAPFFSSDASEENSHLILTASADRTVIVWDCTTGRQVQKVSCFHSTVKCLTVLQRLDVWLSGGSDLCVWNRKLDLLCKTSHLTDAGISALVELPKNCVAAAVGKELIIFRLIASSDKSEGWNILEVKRLVDHQDNILSLVSVNDLTFATGSHVGELIVWDALDWTKQASECNFWDSSVQPDARTEIKLSQSPNETSVQHLASDDEYVYAAVGKGIYVYNLQMKRVIACQRTAHDSSVLHIEMLPNRQLISCSEDGSVRIWELREKQQLPNEPVPTGFFNMWGFGRANKQANQAKKVQENTPMHFLELVGDLIGHSSAVQFSLACCPLCVTRCMPMSLKRYLFLIPPGLVGVACVVVWYCVVK from the exons ATGCTGCGCTGGCTGATCGGGGGCGGCCGGGAGCCGCAGGGCCTGGCGGAG aaATCGTCTGTACAGACCATTGGTGAAGAACAAGTACAAAATCCTTACACTGAGCTCCTTGTGTTGAAAGGTCATCAAGATATAGTACGTTTTCTTGTACAAATAGATGATTACAG GTTTGCATCTGCAGGAGATGATGGAATCATTTTTCTGTGGAATGCTCAG actgGAGAGAAACTTTTTGAACTTCATGGTCACACACACAAGATTACAGCTATAGCaccatttttttcatcagatgcttctgaagaaaacagtcatTTGATTTTAACAGCATCAGCTGATAGAACAGTTATT GTTTGGGACTGCACTACTGGCAGACAGGTGCAAAAAGTGTCATGTTTCCATTCGACTGTAAAG TGTTTGACAGTCCTTCAAAGACTGGATGTATGGTTGTCTGGAGGGAGTGATCTATGTGTTTGGAACCGAAAATTAGATCTCTTGTGTAAGACCAGTCATCTTACTGATGCag gtaTTAGTGCTTTGGTTGAATTGCCTAAAAACTGTGTTGCGGCTGCTGTTGGCAAAGAGCTAA TCATTTTTAGGTTGATTGCTTCCAGTGATAAGTCTGAAGGTTGGAATATCCTTGAAGTAAAACGCCTTGTCGATCATCAAGATAACATCTTGTCATTGGTCAGTGTCAATG aCTTGACTTTTGCAACAGGTTCTCATGTGGGTGAGTTAATAGTTTGGGATGCACTTGATTGGACAAAGCAGGCATCTGAGTGCAACTTCTGGGACTCTTCTGTCCAACCAGATGCACggacagaaataaaactatCCCAAAGTCCAAATGAAACTTCAGTTCAACACTTAGCATCTGATGACGAG tatgtGTATGCTGCAGTTGGGAAAGGCATATACGTATATAATCTTCAAATGAAGCGTGTGATTGCCTGCCAGAGAACTGCTCACGACTCTTCTGTACTGCACATTGAGATGCTTCCAAACAG GCAGCTGATATCCTGTTCAGAAGATGGCAGTGTACGCATTTGGGAGCTCcgagaaaagcagcagctgccaaatGAACCAGTTCCAACAG ggTTCTTCAACATGTGGGGATTTGGAAGGGCAAACAAGCAGGCAAACCAAGCTAAGAAGGTGCAGGAGAATACACCTATGCATTTTTTGGAGCTGGTTGGTGATCTGATTGGTCATTCATCAGCTGTACAG TTCTCACTGGCCTGTTGCCCTCTGTGTGTGACCAGGTGCATGCCAATGTCTCTGAAGAGGTATTTATTCTTGATTCCTCCAGGCCTGGTGGGAGTAGCTTGTGTTGTAGTGTGGTACTGTGTAGTCAAATGA
- the WDR41 gene encoding WD repeat-containing protein 41 isoform X1, with protein MLRWLIGGGREPQGLAEKSSVQTIGEEQVQNPYTELLVLKGHQDIVRFLVQIDDYRFASAGDDGIIFLWNAQTGEKLFELHGHTHKITAIAPFFSSDASEENSHLILTASADRTVIVWDCTTGRQVQKVSCFHSTVKCLTVLQRLDVWLSGGSDLCVWNRKLDLLCKTSHLTDAGISALVELPKNCVAAAVGKELIIFRLIASSDKSEGWNILEVKRLVDHQDNILSLVSVNDLTFATGSHVGELIVWDALDWTKQASECNFWDSSVQPDARTEIKLSQSPNETSVQHLASDDEYVYAAVGKGIYVYNLQMKRVIACQRTAHDSSVLHIEMLPNRQLISCSEDGSVRIWELREKQQLPNEPVPTGFFNMWGFGRANKQANQAKKVQENTPMHFLELVGDLIGHSSAVQMFLYFSELGLVTCSADHLIILWKDGERESRLRSLTLFQKLAQNGDLQPKF; from the exons ATGCTGCGCTGGCTGATCGGGGGCGGCCGGGAGCCGCAGGGCCTGGCGGAG aaATCGTCTGTACAGACCATTGGTGAAGAACAAGTACAAAATCCTTACACTGAGCTCCTTGTGTTGAAAGGTCATCAAGATATAGTACGTTTTCTTGTACAAATAGATGATTACAG GTTTGCATCTGCAGGAGATGATGGAATCATTTTTCTGTGGAATGCTCAG actgGAGAGAAACTTTTTGAACTTCATGGTCACACACACAAGATTACAGCTATAGCaccatttttttcatcagatgcttctgaagaaaacagtcatTTGATTTTAACAGCATCAGCTGATAGAACAGTTATT GTTTGGGACTGCACTACTGGCAGACAGGTGCAAAAAGTGTCATGTTTCCATTCGACTGTAAAG TGTTTGACAGTCCTTCAAAGACTGGATGTATGGTTGTCTGGAGGGAGTGATCTATGTGTTTGGAACCGAAAATTAGATCTCTTGTGTAAGACCAGTCATCTTACTGATGCag gtaTTAGTGCTTTGGTTGAATTGCCTAAAAACTGTGTTGCGGCTGCTGTTGGCAAAGAGCTAA TCATTTTTAGGTTGATTGCTTCCAGTGATAAGTCTGAAGGTTGGAATATCCTTGAAGTAAAACGCCTTGTCGATCATCAAGATAACATCTTGTCATTGGTCAGTGTCAATG aCTTGACTTTTGCAACAGGTTCTCATGTGGGTGAGTTAATAGTTTGGGATGCACTTGATTGGACAAAGCAGGCATCTGAGTGCAACTTCTGGGACTCTTCTGTCCAACCAGATGCACggacagaaataaaactatCCCAAAGTCCAAATGAAACTTCAGTTCAACACTTAGCATCTGATGACGAG tatgtGTATGCTGCAGTTGGGAAAGGCATATACGTATATAATCTTCAAATGAAGCGTGTGATTGCCTGCCAGAGAACTGCTCACGACTCTTCTGTACTGCACATTGAGATGCTTCCAAACAG GCAGCTGATATCCTGTTCAGAAGATGGCAGTGTACGCATTTGGGAGCTCcgagaaaagcagcagctgccaaatGAACCAGTTCCAACAG ggTTCTTCAACATGTGGGGATTTGGAAGGGCAAACAAGCAGGCAAACCAAGCTAAGAAGGTGCAGGAGAATACACCTATGCATTTTTTGGAGCTGGTTGGTGATCTGATTGGTCATTCATCAGCTGTACAG ATGTTCCTGTACTTCAGTGAACTGGGACTGGTTACATGCTCTGCTGACCATCTCATTATTTTGTGGAAGGATGGTGAACGCGAATCTAGACTCCGCAGTTTAACGTTATTTCAGAAACTGGCACAAAATGGTGATCTGCAACCAAAATTTTAA